The genomic stretch CCGGCATTGAGGCATTTCGCTACCTGGCCCGCGAACGCGACCTCGTCGGCCAGCTCGCCGCCCAACTCAAAGCCCGGCCCGAGGAACTCCCCGACCGGGTCGCCACCCTGCTCTCGCGCATGAAGCAGATCGAACGCGAAGCCAACGACCTCCGTGACCGGATCATGGACCTCGACGCCGACGGGTACGCCGCTCACGCCGTCGACCTCGACGGCGTCGCCTACGTCGGCGTCACCACCACTGGTGACGGCCGACGCCTCGCCGAGAAGGTCCGCGACCGCCTCGGCCGCCGCCCCGGCGTCGTCGGCATCGTCGCCGGAGCGGGCATCGTCGTCGCAGTCACCCCTGCCGGCCTGGAAAGAGGACTCTCCGCCGCCGACCTGATCAAGCTCCTGCTCGCCGGTCGTGGCGGCGGTAGCGCCGCACTCGCCCAGGGTAAAGCCACCGGCGACCCCGCCGACCTGCTGACGCGACTCCGCGACCTCACCGCCACCGCATGACCTCCCACCCGGCCGATTTGCTGGCCGGCATGCAGCACGCCGTCGGGATCATCGCGGCCCGCCACCGCGGTGACCTCGACGGCGCCCACGCCCTCGCCGAGGCGTTCACCGACGACGCGCAACGCGCCCACGCGTTCCTCCTGCTCACCGAACTCGCCCTCACCATCGTCGCCGACAGCACCGACACCGACCTCCAGATCGTGGTGCGCGACATCTCTCTCCGCATCGCCGCACTGGCCGCCGCCGACTGACCCGCCAGCGGAGTACGACGCCCGCGTTCGACGTAACTCGGTGACGCCGGAAGGTGTCGAGTTCTGGAGGTCAGCGCAGTGCGAGCAGGCGTATTCCGGTGCGGATCAGGACTACTGCGCCGCCGGTGGCCATGACCATGCCGATGCCGGGCATCAGTTGGCCCCAGGCGCCGGTGCTGGCGCTGAGGTTGATGAGGCGGGTGGCTTGCCAGCCGACGATGAGGGCCACGGTCACCCCTGGGATCAGGCTGTGTGCGATGGCCGCCCTGCGGTAGGGCAGTAGGGCGCCGGCGATGGCGAGGAAGGCCACGCTGAGCGTCCACAGACCGGGCCCGGCCGCGCCGTTGATCGAGCCGAATGGCGTGATGACCCAGGGCAGCACCGAGCCGACCAGTACGAGCAGGCCACCGACTGTCATGCCGAGGCTGCCGGCGTGGAGGATGCGACGGCGGACCGGTGTGGCGGGGGATGCG from Micromonospora craniellae encodes the following:
- a CDS encoding superoxide dismutase produces the protein MTSHPADLLAGMQHAVGIIAARHRGDLDGAHALAEAFTDDAQRAHAFLLLTELALTIVADSTDTDLQIVVRDISLRIAALAAAD